From the genome of Lutzomyia longipalpis isolate SR_M1_2022 chromosome 2, ASM2433408v1, one region includes:
- the LOC129789180 gene encoding dehydrodolichyl diphosphate synthase complex subunit DHDDS-like produces the protein MPHLDAVMMECERLKIKVICEVILNKIRQWYTLLVYHMEFFLMQLVVVRKIPRHVAFIMDGNRRYAREMNLPIPMGHLEGLQMLQRLLRWLYLLRVPEVTVYAFSIENFKRPQSEVSLLQAIARNAIYHVKRHEIDYRRANIRFQLIGRIDMLPEDIRQVLISAEAQTKDCTGMRINIAAAYTSRDDIVGGIRKVCRKVVNSAMHPHDVNEEEIERNLRTNRCNKPDLLIRTSGETRLSDFLLWEVCDSMLYFLPKNWPCLTLWDIVKALLHFQRHSKGLPGDKSGVKVDSVVKDEQHTRPYVEEVEDYLEAHQEIKNTMYILDNFQRYTKVRGMSGRA, from the exons ATGCCCCATTTGGATGCGGTGATGATGGAGTGcgaaagattgaaaattaaagtgaTTTGTGAGGTGATTCTGAATAAAATAAGACAGTGGTACACCCTCCTGGTCTACCACATGGAATTCTTCCTCATGCAGTTGGTTGTTGTGCGTAAAATTCCACGGCATGTGGCTTTTATTATGGATGGAAATCGACGGTATGCTCGTGAGATGAATCTCCCCATCCCAATGGGACACCTGGAGGGGCTCCAGATGCTTCAGCGCCTGTTGCGCTGGCTCTACCTCCTTCGTGTCCCAGAAGTGACTGTGTATGCATTTAGTATTGAGAATTTCAAACGACCCCAATCGGAAGTTTCCCTCCTCCAAGCAATAGCACGAAATGCAATTTACCACGTGAAACGACACGAAATTGACTACAGAAGAGCCAATATTCGTTTCCAATTGATTGGACGCATTGACATGCTACCAGAAGACATTAGACAAGTCCTCATCAGTGCTGAAGCACAAACGAAGGATTGCACAGGAATGAGAATAAACATTGCTGCAGCATATACAAGTCGAGACGACATTGTGGGTGGCATAAGGAAGGTGTGCAGAAAGGTGGTGAACAGTGCTATGCATCCGCATGATGTGAATGAGGAGGAAATTGAGAGGAATCTACGGACAAATCGATGCAATAAACCGGATTTACTTATTAGGACATCCGGTGAAACAAGACTCAGCGATTTTCTTCTCTGGGAG gTTTGTGACTCAATGCTGTACTTTCTGCCCAAAAATTGGCCATGTCTCACCCTGTGGGACATTGTAAAGGCCCTCCTCCACTTCCAGCGTCACAGCAAAGGCCTCCCAGGCGATAAGAGTGGTGTGAAAGTGGACAGTGTGGTGAAGGATGAGCAACATACTCGTCCGTACGTAGAAGAGGTTGAGGACTATTTGGAAGCGCATCAAGAGATAAAGAATACAATGTACATTTTGGACAATTTCCAGCGATATACGAAGGTACGTGGGATGAGCGGAAGAGCCTGA